A genome region from Natronobeatus ordinarius includes the following:
- the arcS gene encoding archaeosine synthase subunit alpha, with product MTDYFEVHARDSAARLGELRLAEPVQTPALVDEIVEDAGSLWAADRELPAGDDAQLTVLPHRGFPGGTASEVQAAFAVDYPDVEYPSVAVVSSEHADDHGTDAYVVSDGQSIVGHGAALVEAVVRVREAIPEDTALYFSGVATPRNVALLAYAGVDCFDASRAIVKGTQGKYLTTESEYFLEDLAELPGCLADETDPEAFTREDCVEHNVAALEAELSIVRQRIRDGRLRDYVEGQARHDQWLTAAMRELDNQWGYLEERTPILREAEISAATEDTIRRVEIQRYADRVTTRYRNRFSNPLVLVPCSARKPYSDSQSHKQFHDAIQWRAHLVSMTSPIGVVPQELETTYPAQHYDTVVTGRWSEDEKRFVSDVLGRYLERNAYPKIIAHVPDEGYRDIVSRVADELELEVTYTVPEGGHPTDDASLSNLATELSGELKYSKREREHNTVRAIADYLLGDGAGDALFEDIQTTSRYPKIQVRDRADTQLATMVARYGTLSFTLEGAKRWVESDAPTKRVEIDGFVPHGSVLAPGVVDADEEIRVGDEVVVEGPKAFGVGRAEMFGREMVESTRGIACEIRHVEER from the coding sequence ATGACCGACTACTTCGAAGTCCACGCGCGCGACTCGGCCGCGCGACTGGGCGAGCTCCGCCTCGCGGAGCCGGTGCAGACGCCAGCGCTCGTCGACGAGATCGTCGAGGACGCCGGGTCGCTCTGGGCGGCCGACCGCGAGCTCCCCGCAGGCGACGACGCCCAGCTGACGGTGCTTCCCCACCGGGGCTTTCCCGGCGGCACCGCCTCCGAGGTCCAGGCGGCGTTCGCCGTCGACTACCCCGACGTCGAGTATCCGAGCGTCGCCGTCGTCTCGAGCGAGCACGCCGACGATCACGGCACCGACGCCTACGTCGTCTCGGACGGCCAGTCGATCGTCGGCCACGGCGCGGCGCTGGTCGAGGCCGTCGTCCGGGTGCGAGAAGCGATCCCTGAAGACACCGCGCTCTACTTCTCCGGCGTCGCCACCCCGCGCAACGTCGCGCTGCTGGCCTACGCCGGCGTCGACTGCTTCGACGCCTCGCGAGCGATCGTCAAGGGCACCCAGGGGAAGTACCTCACCACGGAAAGCGAGTACTTCCTCGAGGACTTAGCGGAGCTGCCGGGCTGTCTCGCCGACGAGACCGATCCCGAGGCGTTCACCCGCGAGGACTGCGTCGAGCACAACGTCGCCGCCCTCGAGGCCGAGCTCTCGATCGTCCGCCAGCGAATCCGCGACGGCCGTCTCCGGGACTACGTCGAGGGGCAGGCCCGCCACGACCAGTGGCTCACCGCCGCGATGCGCGAGCTCGACAACCAGTGGGGCTACTTAGAGGAACGCACCCCAATCTTGCGCGAGGCCGAGATTTCGGCGGCGACCGAAGACACCATCCGCCGGGTCGAAATTCAGCGTTACGCCGACCGGGTGACCACGCGCTACCGCAACCGCTTTTCGAACCCGCTCGTGCTCGTCCCCTGTTCGGCACGCAAACCCTACAGCGACTCCCAGAGCCACAAGCAGTTCCACGACGCGATCCAGTGGCGCGCCCACCTCGTCTCGATGACGAGTCCGATCGGCGTCGTCCCACAGGAACTCGAGACCACCTACCCCGCCCAGCACTACGACACCGTCGTCACGGGCCGATGGTCCGAAGACGAGAAGCGGTTCGTGAGCGACGTGCTGGGCCGGTACCTCGAGCGCAACGCCTACCCGAAGATCATCGCCCACGTCCCCGACGAGGGCTACCGCGACATCGTCTCCCGCGTCGCGGACGAACTCGAGCTCGAGGTCACCTACACCGTTCCCGAGGGCGGCCACCCCACCGACGACGCCTCGCTCTCGAACCTCGCCACCGAGCTCTCGGGTGAGCTGAAGTACTCCAAGCGCGAGCGCGAACACAACACCGTTCGCGCCATCGCTGACTACCTGCTCGGCGACGGCGCGGGCGACGCGCTCTTCGAGGACATCCAGACGACCAGCCGCTATCCGAAGATCCAGGTCCGTGATCGTGCGGACACCCAGCTCGCGACGATGGTCGCCCGCTACGGCACGCTCTCGTTTACGCTCGAGGGCGCCAAGCGATGGGTCGAGAGCGACGCCCCAACCAAGCGCGTCGAGATCGACGGCTTCGTCCCCCACGGCAGCGTCCTCGCGCCGGGGGTCGTCGACGCCGACGAGGAAATCCGCGTCGGCGACGAGGTCGTCGTCGAGGGCCCGAAAGCGTTCGGCGTCGGCCGCGCGGAGATGTTCGGCCGCGAGATGGTCGAGAGCACTCGTGGGATCGCCTGCGAGATCCGTCACGTCGAGGAGCGGTAG
- a CDS encoding LamB/YcsF family protein has protein sequence MVAIDINCDMGESFGNWTMGRDDEVMPYITSANVAGGFHAGDPHVMRETVELAVEHDVGIGVHPGLPDKMGFGRRKMDATPEEVRDYVVYQLGALTAFANRHGATVQHVKPHGAMYAMLSESEDHCRAVMEGVLEVDSDLIYLATDMNIYEVAQEYDDLDAVFEGYVDLEYNPDRTLVLEKEKAPKDPDVVADRVVSIATRGEVEAVDGSTIDVPASSVCIHGDGPNAVELLERTHERLEEEGVELARLDELV, from the coding sequence ATGGTAGCGATCGACATCAACTGCGACATGGGAGAGAGCTTCGGCAACTGGACGATGGGCCGGGACGACGAGGTGATGCCGTACATCACCTCCGCCAACGTCGCGGGCGGCTTCCACGCGGGTGACCCGCACGTGATGCGCGAGACCGTCGAACTCGCCGTCGAACACGACGTCGGCATCGGCGTCCACCCCGGACTCCCGGACAAGATGGGATTCGGCCGGCGAAAGATGGACGCCACGCCCGAGGAGGTTCGTGACTACGTCGTCTACCAGCTCGGCGCCCTCACGGCGTTCGCCAACCGCCACGGCGCGACGGTTCAACACGTCAAACCCCACGGCGCGATGTACGCGATGCTCTCAGAGAGCGAGGACCACTGCCGTGCGGTGATGGAGGGCGTCCTCGAGGTCGACTCCGACCTGATCTACCTCGCGACCGACATGAACATCTACGAGGTCGCCCAGGAGTACGACGACCTCGATGCCGTCTTCGAGGGCTACGTCGACCTCGAGTACAATCCCGACCGGACGCTCGTCCTCGAGAAAGAAAAGGCGCCGAAAGACCCCGACGTCGTCGCCGACCGCGTCGTCTCGATCGCCACCCGAGGAGAAGTCGAGGCCGTCGACGGGTCAACGATCGACGTCCCCGCCTCGTCTGTTTGCATCCACGGCGACGGCCCGAACGCCGTCGAGTTACTCGAGCGAACCCACGAACGACTCGAGGAGGAAGGCGTCGAGCTCGCTCGGCTCGACGAGCTGGTGTAG
- a CDS encoding TRAM domain-containing protein: MIATGSLVIGLVMLIVVASWVVRRIRGRRGQSTSKYESWERHREAQQREPPVELGEVREAGVVDFSRHHTGERHAVCKVEGFVVFVEDAPDELAVGDVIRFTVLSYNRGHTSATATFEARAR; this comes from the coding sequence ATGATCGCGACCGGCTCGCTCGTCATCGGGCTCGTCATGCTGATCGTCGTCGCGTCGTGGGTCGTCCGCCGCATCCGGGGACGGCGGGGGCAGTCGACGAGCAAGTACGAGTCCTGGGAACGCCACCGCGAAGCCCAGCAACGCGAGCCGCCGGTCGAACTGGGCGAGGTCCGCGAGGCTGGCGTCGTCGACTTCTCTCGCCATCACACCGGCGAACGCCACGCCGTCTGCAAGGTCGAGGGCTTCGTCGTCTTCGTCGAGGACGCCCCCGACGAGCTCGCAGTGGGGGACGTGATCCGCTTTACCGTCCTCTCGTACAACCGCGGCCACACCTCCGCGACGGCGACGTTCGAAGCGCGCGCTCGCTGA
- a CDS encoding DUF92 domain-containing protein: MTSAVRRAGAFAALCTLSLVVPLLGPEVAAPVAAVVLLAAFAVTDGPLFDLLAYPGDYEDQRLYGLITFVLAAALLGALAVMSSMSVAIFVGTVLLVGYGNLAEQLVRLRTDDSTVLVAAFCVTGAAAAIAGQLVSLTLAGELAHTALPILAFLAISGALLAALLRTVLILYDAPIVMLSVGLLLWLLAELEPAVGSLEMAVALSITIVVGGVSYALGAASVAGMLTGVLLVLLTIVFGGYDWFAVLLSFFAIGSLSTKFRYEEKRARGVAEDNDGARGSANVLGNAAVALAAVLGYAASTADLLAVDAELFLFAFAGSVATAMSDTLSSEIGGVFDTPRLITTFEPVEPGTDGGVTWQGEVAGIAGAIVVAAIAFGFFPEVDAVGALIIVAAGFVGMTVDSLLGATLEGSVLGNQGVNFLATLSGALVCALLVLSFAVLG, encoded by the coding sequence GTGACATCGGCAGTCCGGCGAGCAGGTGCGTTTGCGGCGCTCTGTACGCTCTCGCTCGTCGTTCCGCTGCTCGGACCCGAGGTGGCGGCCCCCGTCGCCGCCGTCGTCTTGCTGGCAGCGTTCGCCGTCACCGACGGACCGCTGTTCGACCTGCTGGCGTATCCCGGAGACTACGAGGATCAGCGACTCTACGGGCTGATCACGTTCGTTCTCGCGGCAGCCCTCCTCGGCGCGCTCGCCGTCATGTCCTCGATGTCGGTGGCCATCTTCGTCGGCACCGTCCTGCTCGTCGGCTACGGCAACCTCGCCGAACAGCTCGTCCGGTTGCGAACCGACGACTCGACGGTCCTGGTCGCTGCGTTCTGCGTCACCGGCGCTGCCGCAGCGATCGCCGGCCAGCTCGTCTCGCTCACACTGGCCGGCGAATTGGCCCACACAGCGCTCCCCATCCTCGCGTTTCTCGCGATCAGCGGTGCACTGCTCGCCGCCCTCCTGCGGACCGTGCTGATCCTCTACGACGCCCCCATCGTCATGCTCTCGGTTGGACTGTTGCTGTGGCTGCTCGCCGAACTCGAGCCAGCCGTCGGCTCGCTCGAAATGGCCGTCGCCCTGTCCATCACGATCGTCGTCGGCGGCGTCTCCTACGCGCTCGGCGCCGCCTCGGTCGCGGGGATGCTCACGGGCGTCCTGCTCGTCCTCCTGACCATCGTCTTCGGCGGCTACGACTGGTTCGCCGTTCTCCTCTCGTTTTTCGCCATCGGCAGCCTCTCGACGAAGTTCCGCTACGAGGAGAAACGGGCCCGCGGCGTCGCCGAGGACAACGACGGCGCACGCGGCAGCGCGAACGTCCTCGGCAACGCCGCCGTCGCCCTCGCGGCCGTCCTCGGCTACGCCGCGAGCACGGCCGACCTGTTGGCCGTCGACGCCGAGCTCTTCCTGTTCGCCTTCGCCGGCTCCGTCGCGACCGCCATGAGCGACACGCTCTCGAGCGAGATCGGTGGCGTCTTCGACACGCCCCGGCTGATCACCACCTTCGAGCCCGTCGAGCCGGGCACCGACGGCGGCGTCACCTGGCAGGGCGAGGTTGCCGGCATCGCCGGCGCGATCGTCGTCGCCGCCATCGCCTTCGGCTTCTTCCCCGAGGTCGACGCTGTCGGCGCCCTGATCATTGTCGCCGCCGGCTTCGTCGGCATGACCGTCGACAGCCTCCTCGGGGCGACGCTCGAGGGATCGGTGCTCGGCAACCAGGGCGTCAACTTCCTCGCGACCCTGTCGGGCGCGCTCGTCTGTGCGCTGCTCGTGCTCTCGTTCGCCGTGCTCGGGTGA
- a CDS encoding ArsR/SmtB family transcription factor has protein sequence MARLFPLRSETPSQEGQPRVVDLADEDADAVFGALSSTTAREIYTTLHDEPGTPSDVAEAIDSSIQNVRYHLEKLEDAGLVEVVDTWYSSRGNEMSVYATANGPLIVTSDQSKAAQLKEAISRFIGGIVALAGGSLLVQHAAGQFFAPEVQEAEVPPDGTVPAAADASADDEDDHLAADDDASDDEVAEAPEEADADAPEEDAGDAGDAGIFDADEDEVDEDESADDAAEESPAAEEAPDEPDVDQEAGEPTSYEVDVDDLPTGERDDATVTGSDPGENVTIVTDTSADALEVASTLPPGLLFFLGGLVVLTAVTLYWYWSTPRLA, from the coding sequence ATGGCCCGCCTGTTTCCCCTCCGATCGGAGACGCCATCGCAGGAGGGACAGCCTCGGGTCGTCGACCTGGCTGACGAGGACGCCGACGCGGTGTTCGGTGCGCTCTCGTCGACGACGGCCCGGGAGATTTACACGACGCTACACGACGAGCCCGGGACGCCCAGTGACGTCGCCGAGGCGATCGACTCTTCCATCCAGAACGTCCGGTATCACCTCGAGAAACTCGAGGACGCGGGCCTCGTGGAGGTCGTCGACACCTGGTACTCTTCGCGGGGCAACGAGATGAGCGTCTACGCGACGGCGAACGGGCCGCTGATCGTCACGAGCGATCAGTCGAAAGCCGCGCAGTTGAAGGAGGCTATCTCGCGCTTTATCGGCGGAATCGTGGCGCTGGCGGGCGGGAGTCTGCTGGTCCAGCACGCCGCGGGGCAGTTCTTCGCACCCGAAGTGCAGGAAGCGGAGGTGCCGCCGGACGGCACCGTGCCGGCCGCCGCCGACGCGTCGGCGGACGACGAGGACGATCACCTCGCCGCTGACGACGACGCGTCGGATGACGAGGTTGCCGAGGCGCCGGAGGAAGCCGACGCCGACGCGCCGGAAGAAGACGCCGGCGACGCCGGCGACGCCGGCATCTTCGACGCCGACGAAGACGAGGTCGACGAGGACGAATCGGCGGACGACGCTGCTGAGGAGTCCCCCGCGGCTGAGGAAGCTCCCGACGAGCCCGACGTGGACCAGGAGGCCGGCGAACCGACGAGCTACGAGGTGGACGTCGACGATCTCCCCACCGGCGAGCGAGACGACGCGACGGTCACCGGTTCAGACCCCGGCGAGAACGTCACGATCGTCACCGACACCTCGGCCGACGCCCTCGAGGTCGCGTCGACGCTTCCGCCGGGACTGCTGTTTTTCCTCGGTGGACTGGTCGTCCTCACCGCTGTCACGCTCTACTGGTACTGGTCCACCCCTCGCCTCGCCTAG
- a CDS encoding DUF3311 domain-containing protein: MRYVELAGWTIVAVVLCTLAIPWFLWGDATVVTGFPLWLWWHVGWMVLTALVFWLFANRAWGIGIEPEVTEGSR; this comes from the coding sequence ATGCGTTATGTCGAACTGGCCGGCTGGACGATCGTCGCCGTCGTCCTCTGTACGCTCGCGATCCCGTGGTTCCTCTGGGGTGACGCGACGGTCGTCACTGGCTTCCCGCTGTGGCTGTGGTGGCACGTCGGCTGGATGGTACTGACAGCCCTCGTCTTCTGGCTCTTCGCGAACCGCGCGTGGGGAATCGGCATCGAACCCGAAGTTACGGAGGGGTCGAGATGA
- a CDS encoding sodium:solute symporter family protein, with the protein MSLGIQLGIIVGYLLIALAIGLVAYRLTERTAEDFYLASRTFGTVVLLFTTFATLLSAFTFFAGPNVAYEAGPEYILVMGLMDGIIFAILWYVIGYKQWLLGRQHGYVTLGEMLGDRFGSNRLRGLVAVIGLLWLFPYVMLQQVGAGTALEALTDGAVPYAAGAGLITLFMIGYVVVAGMRGIAWTDTLQGAFMLATTWVAFAWVVIALGGPGAATGALAASDVGEEFLGLGSDFYTPQWMLSTAIVIGFGVAMFPQVNQRFFAAGSKTVFKRSFALWPILCVLLFVPAFILGAWARGVGLEMGDSGNILPVILAEYTPVWFAALVIAGAMAAMMSSSDSMLLSGSSYVTRDLYRPFIDRGLSARREDLIARVVVVGFALSTFVASLYTPATLFEIGEAAFSGFAQLALPVMVALYWRKTTRTGITAGIVGSQLFYLSSLFVPLVPGTYAGWTAGMVGMGLGLVLTVAVSALTSPAATEEQAIYFEGLRAD; encoded by the coding sequence ATGAGCCTCGGGATTCAGCTCGGGATCATCGTTGGCTACCTGCTGATCGCGCTGGCGATCGGACTCGTCGCCTACCGGCTGACCGAGCGCACCGCCGAGGACTTCTATCTCGCGAGTCGGACGTTCGGGACGGTCGTCCTCCTCTTTACGACGTTCGCGACCCTGCTGTCGGCGTTCACCTTCTTCGCCGGCCCCAACGTCGCCTACGAGGCCGGCCCCGAGTACATCCTCGTGATGGGGCTGATGGACGGCATCATCTTCGCCATCCTCTGGTACGTCATCGGCTACAAACAGTGGCTGCTCGGCCGCCAGCACGGCTACGTCACCCTCGGCGAGATGCTCGGCGACCGCTTCGGTTCCAACCGGCTCCGTGGCCTCGTCGCCGTCATCGGCCTGCTCTGGCTCTTCCCGTACGTCATGCTCCAGCAGGTCGGTGCGGGGACCGCCCTGGAGGCGCTGACTGACGGCGCCGTTCCCTACGCCGCGGGTGCCGGGCTGATCACGCTCTTCATGATCGGCTACGTCGTCGTCGCCGGAATGCGTGGCATCGCCTGGACCGACACCCTTCAGGGGGCGTTCATGCTCGCGACGACCTGGGTCGCCTTCGCCTGGGTCGTGATCGCGCTCGGCGGGCCGGGCGCGGCGACGGGTGCGCTCGCCGCCTCCGACGTCGGCGAAGAGTTCCTCGGGCTCGGCAGCGACTTCTACACGCCCCAGTGGATGCTCTCGACGGCGATCGTAATCGGCTTCGGCGTCGCGATGTTTCCCCAGGTCAACCAGCGCTTTTTCGCCGCGGGCTCGAAGACCGTCTTCAAGCGCTCGTTCGCCCTCTGGCCGATCCTCTGTGTCCTCCTGTTCGTCCCCGCGTTCATCCTCGGCGCGTGGGCGCGCGGGGTCGGCCTCGAGATGGGCGACAGCGGCAACATCCTCCCGGTGATCCTCGCCGAGTACACGCCCGTCTGGTTCGCAGCGCTGGTCATCGCCGGCGCGATGGCCGCGATGATGTCCTCCTCGGACTCGATGCTGCTGTCGGGCTCGTCGTACGTCACCCGCGACCTCTACCGGCCGTTCATCGATCGCGGGCTCTCCGCGCGACGCGAGGACCTGATCGCCCGCGTGGTCGTCGTCGGCTTCGCCCTCTCGACGTTCGTCGCGAGCCTCTACACCCCCGCCACCCTGTTCGAAATCGGTGAGGCGGCCTTCTCCGGCTTCGCCCAGCTCGCCCTGCCCGTGATGGTCGCCCTCTACTGGCGAAAGACCACGCGTACGGGCATCACCGCCGGCATCGTCGGCAGCCAGCTGTTCTACCTCTCGAGTCTGTTCGTCCCGCTCGTCCCCGGCACCTACGCCGGCTGGACGGCCGGCATGGTCGGCATGGGACTCGGGCTCGTCTTGACCGTCGCCGTCTCCGCGCTGACCTCCCCCGCTGCGACCGAAGAGCAGGCGATCTACTTCGAGGGCTTGCGCGCAGACTGA
- a CDS encoding undecaprenyl diphosphate synthase family protein — translation MGLYERYLALRIRRHEGDPPDHVALVITERDLLEQGAYETLIDCFEWAFEYATRVTVYVSVLDAAAVPTLRRQLEELDAPREVAVRGPEDRDPADAPIQIGIGLGGKHEFTSAVRTLAEGVAAGDLASEEIDDAELERHLIFPDEPDLVIKTGAERLSDFMIWQSVYSELYFTDVNWRDFRKRDFLRAVLEFCNRSRRFGQ, via the coding sequence GTGGGCCTGTACGAACGGTACCTCGCGCTTCGGATTCGCCGCCACGAGGGCGACCCGCCCGACCACGTCGCACTCGTCATCACCGAGCGGGACCTCTTAGAGCAAGGCGCCTACGAGACGCTCATCGACTGCTTCGAGTGGGCGTTCGAGTACGCCACGCGCGTGACTGTCTACGTGAGCGTCCTCGACGCCGCCGCGGTGCCGACGCTCCGCCGGCAACTCGAGGAGCTCGACGCCCCCCGAGAGGTCGCCGTTCGCGGGCCGGAAGACCGCGATCCGGCGGACGCCCCGATCCAGATCGGGATCGGCCTCGGCGGCAAACACGAGTTTACGAGCGCCGTCCGGACCCTCGCGGAGGGCGTCGCAGCTGGCGACCTCGCGTCCGAGGAGATCGACGACGCGGAACTCGAGCGCCACCTGATCTTCCCCGACGAGCCCGACCTCGTGATCAAGACCGGAGCCGAACGCCTCTCCGATTTCATGATCTGGCAGTCGGTGTACTCCGAGCTGTACTTCACCGACGTCAACTGGCGGGACTTTCGGAAACGAGACTTCCTGCGAGCCGTCCTCGAGTTCTGTAACCGCTCGCGTCGGTTCGGGCAGTGA
- a CDS encoding DUF6293 family protein translates to MQTHIVPVGFDYDRLIAPLVRDQIDVDRVILLEGAVGSEANVEYSRRLSRKLETDFQNLLGAETERFVLEDVYDYDAAFEGAYDLITAELDRGNDVWVNIAAMPRTVSFAFANAAHSLMVERQDDREKIHTYYTAPEKYLETELAEELREGVRLLEDALEGGGDTVELGRDRVRERLESARDLLAEFDERGTTIGAKEINGGHLVEFPVASFSNVKPFEELILYKLGEDGEFASVSELAESLARELGEEYTDSFRSKVIYNVDQLGPGGKGYVEREEHGKSYRTRLSRIGELWVRAHSDTEPTHLEN, encoded by the coding sequence ATGCAGACGCACATCGTTCCGGTCGGCTTCGATTACGACCGGCTGATCGCGCCCCTGGTGCGCGATCAGATCGACGTCGACCGCGTGATTCTTCTCGAGGGTGCGGTCGGCAGCGAGGCCAACGTCGAGTACTCCCGACGCCTCTCTCGCAAGCTCGAGACGGACTTTCAGAACTTACTCGGCGCGGAGACCGAGCGGTTCGTTCTCGAGGACGTCTACGACTACGACGCCGCCTTCGAGGGCGCCTACGACCTGATCACCGCCGAACTCGACCGCGGAAACGACGTGTGGGTGAACATCGCGGCGATGCCCCGGACGGTCAGCTTCGCCTTCGCCAACGCCGCCCACTCGCTGATGGTCGAACGCCAGGACGACCGCGAGAAGATCCACACGTACTACACCGCCCCCGAAAAGTACCTCGAGACCGAACTCGCCGAGGAGCTCCGCGAGGGCGTCCGGCTGCTCGAGGACGCCCTCGAAGGGGGTGGTGACACGGTGGAACTCGGTCGTGATCGCGTCCGGGAGCGACTCGAGAGCGCCCGCGACCTGCTCGCGGAGTTCGACGAACGGGGGACGACGATCGGCGCGAAGGAAATAAACGGCGGCCACCTCGTCGAGTTCCCCGTCGCCTCGTTCTCGAACGTCAAACCCTTCGAGGAGCTCATCCTGTACAAACTCGGCGAGGACGGCGAGTTCGCCTCGGTCTCCGAACTCGCGGAGTCGCTCGCCCGCGAACTGGGCGAAGAGTACACCGATAGCTTCCGCTCGAAGGTCATCTACAACGTCGACCAGCTCGGCCCCGGCGGGAAGGGCTACGTCGAACGCGAGGAACACGGGAAGTCCTACCGGACGCGACTCTCCCGGATCGGCGAACTCTGGGTACGGGCACACTCCGATACGGAACCGACGCACCTCGAGAACTGA
- the dnaG gene encoding DNA primase DnaG: MEDTSKYLIHANVIADGVVERSDVVGAIFGQTEGLLGDELDLRDLRQSQKVGRIDVSISSTHGQSHGHLTIATSLDKVETATLAASLETITRVGPCRAELEVAEIEDVRAAKRKEVVERAKELLETAFDDSVMSSEEILAEVREHVRVEDITEYEGLPAGPRVTDSDAIIVVEGRADVLTLLKYGIKNAIAVEGTNVPDAVAELTNHRTVTAFLDGDRGGDLILEELSQVGDVDYVAFAPAGTSVEDLDHHQLFASLRNKVPYDAVSGLNVPREAIAATDGSTTPAPVPPASDDDPDGSETPAADTAQPADAAQPADESSADDAEPTAPVADAEEDDDSAAEPATIYDHATAIVRENTDRVRFLDADGSVLEETDAGEIESALEELEPAPSTVVLDAILSQQLLDLAADRGVDRIVARSLGQFTKQPTSVQVHAIDEIAERAPEGE, translated from the coding sequence ATGGAAGACACGTCGAAATATCTCATCCACGCGAACGTCATCGCCGACGGGGTGGTCGAACGGAGTGACGTCGTCGGAGCCATCTTCGGGCAAACCGAAGGGCTGCTGGGCGACGAACTCGACCTCCGCGATCTGCGCCAGTCGCAGAAAGTCGGCCGCATCGACGTCAGTATCTCGAGCACGCACGGCCAGTCACACGGCCACCTGACGATCGCCACGAGCCTCGACAAGGTCGAGACCGCGACGCTCGCAGCCTCCCTCGAGACGATCACGCGGGTCGGCCCGTGTCGAGCCGAACTCGAGGTCGCCGAGATCGAGGACGTCCGCGCGGCCAAGCGAAAGGAAGTCGTCGAGCGGGCCAAAGAGCTGCTCGAGACGGCCTTCGACGACTCCGTGATGAGCTCCGAGGAGATCCTCGCGGAGGTTCGCGAGCACGTCCGCGTCGAGGACATCACCGAGTACGAGGGACTGCCCGCGGGCCCCCGGGTGACCGACAGCGACGCCATCATCGTCGTCGAGGGTCGCGCCGACGTCCTCACCCTGCTCAAATACGGCATCAAAAACGCCATCGCAGTCGAAGGGACGAACGTCCCCGACGCCGTCGCCGAGCTGACGAACCACCGCACCGTCACCGCCTTCCTCGACGGCGATCGGGGTGGCGACCTCATCCTCGAGGAACTCTCGCAGGTCGGCGACGTCGACTACGTCGCGTTCGCTCCCGCGGGCACCTCCGTCGAGGACCTCGACCATCACCAGCTGTTCGCCTCGCTCCGGAACAAGGTCCCCTACGACGCCGTCTCCGGGCTGAACGTTCCCCGGGAGGCGATCGCAGCTACGGACGGGAGTACGACCCCCGCCCCCGTGCCGCCAGCGAGCGACGACGACCCGGACGGCTCTGAGACGCCAGCGGCCGATACAGCGCAACCGGCCGACGCAGCGCAACCGGCCGACGAGTCATCCGCAGACGACGCCGAGCCGACGGCGCCAGTGGCGGACGCCGAGGAGGACGACGACTCGGCGGCCGAGCCCGCGACCATCTACGACCACGCGACGGCGATCGTCCGCGAAAACACCGACCGGGTTCGGTTCCTCGACGCCGACGGATCGGTCCTCGAGGAGACCGACGCCGGGGAGATCGAGTCCGCGCTCGAGGAACTCGAGCCGGCTCCCTCGACGGTCGTCCTCGACGCCATTTTGAGCCAGCAGCTGCTCGATCTGGCGGCCGATCGGGGCGTCGACCGGATCGTCGCCCGCTCGCTCGGCCAGTTCACCAAACAGCCGACGAGCGTGCAGGTCCACGCGATCGACGAGATTGCCGAGCGAGCGCCCGAGGGCGAGTAA